One Alligator mississippiensis isolate rAllMis1 chromosome 1, rAllMis1, whole genome shotgun sequence genomic window carries:
- the LOC132249306 gene encoding delta-1-pyrroline-5-carboxylate synthase-like has product MLASLSASIPHLQNKGQQYCPLLSTPSGTVSARAGISSSRGCLMMLCRAALSPCFHAPGRSLLFSPWSIAAIARPSLPAHNWVLKNGSVRCWSNIPFITVPLSRTHGKSFAHRSELKHAKRIVVKLGSAVVTRGDECGLALGRLASIVEQVSMLQNQGREMMIVTSGAVAFGKQRLRHEILLSQSVRQALHSGQNQLKDMAIPVLEARACAAAGQSGLMALYEAMFTQYSICAAQILVTNLDFHDEQKRRNLNGTLHELLRMNIVPIINTNDAVVPPPEPNSDLQGVISVKDNDSLAARLAVEMKTDLLIVLSDVEGLFDSPPGSDDAKLIDIFYPGDQQSVTFGTKSRVGMGGMEAKGGENSRAYVKAALWALQGGTSVVIANGTHPKISGHVITDIVEGKKVGTFFSEVKPAGPTVEQQAEMARAGGRTLAALQPEQRADIIYHLADLLTDQREEILLANKKDMEEAENKGRLALPLMKRLSLSTSKLNSLAIGLRQIAPSSQDSVGRVIRRTRIAKDLELEQVTVPIGVLLVIFESRPDCLPQVSALAIASGNGLLLKGGREASHSNQILHHLTQEALSIHGVKDAVQLVNTREEVEDLCRLDKLIDLIIPRGSAQLVRDIQKAAKGIPGMGHSEGICHVYVDVDASVEKVTRIVRDSKCEYPAACSALETLLIHRDQLRTPLVDQIIDMLRVEQVKIHAGPRFASYLTFSPSEVKSLRTEYGDLECCIEVVDSVQEAIEHIHKYGSSHTDVIVTENEKTAEYFLQHVDSACVFWNASTRFSDGYRLGLGAEVGISTSRIHARGPVGIEGLLTTKWLLRGDNHVVSDFSEHGSMKYLHENLPIPQRNTD; this is encoded by the exons ATGCTTGCTTCTCTCAGTGCCTccattccccatctgcaaaataaaGGGCAACAGTACTGCCCCTTGCTTTCCACTCCGAGTGGGACAGTATCTGCAAGAGCAG GCATCAGTAGTTCTCGTGGGTGTCTCATGATGCTGTGTCGAGCTGCTCTGAGCCCCTGCTTCCACGCCCCTGGACGGTCCCTTCTCTTCTCACCATGGTCCATCGCAGCTATTGCCCGCCCTT ctctccctgcccacaACTGGGTGCTGAAGAATGGCTCTGTCCGCTGCTGGAGCAACATCCCATTCATCACTGTGCCACTCAGCCGGACGCACGGCAAGTCGTTTGCTCACCGCAGTGAACTGAAGCACGCTAAGCGGATCGTGGTGAAGCTGGGCAGTGCTGTGGTCACCCGTGGAGATGAGTGTGGATTGGCTCTTGGGCGGCTGGCATCCATTGTTGAGCAG GTGTCGATGCTTCAGAACCAGGGCCGGGAGATGATGATTGTCACCAGTGGAGCCGTGGCTTTTGGCAAGCAGCGACTGCGCCATGAGATCCTGCTCTCCCAGAGCGTGCGACAGGCCTTGCACTCTGGGCAGAACCAGCTGAAGGACATG GCTATCCCGGTCCTGGAGGCACGAGcttgtgcagctgctgggcagagtGGACTGATGGCTTTGTATGAGGCCATGTTCACGCAGTACAGCATCTGTGCAGCTCAG ATCTTAGTCACCAACCTGGATTTCCATGATGAGCAGAAACGCCGGAACCTGAATGGGACATTGCACGAGCTGCTGCGAATGAACATTGTCCCCATCATTAACACCAATGACGCTGTTGTTCCACCTCCAGAGCCAAACAGTGATCTGCAGGGG GTCATTAGCGTGAAGGATAATGATAGTTTGGCAGCACGACTGGCGGTAGAAATGAAGACCGATCTCCTAATTGTTCTCTCGGACGTGGAAG GACTCTTTGACAGCCCCCCGGGGTCAGATGATGCGAAGCTTATTGACATATTTTACCCGGGAGACCAGCAGTCTGTGACCTTTGGAACCAAATCCCGGGTAGGAATGGGAGGCATGGAAGCCAAGGGAGGAGAAAACTCTAGAGCCTAT GTAAAGGCCGCTCTGTGGGCCCTCCAAGGGGGCACTTCTGTGGTCATTGCAAATGGGACGCACCCAAAGATCTCTGGCCATGTCATCACGGACATTGTGGAAGGCAAAAAAGTTGGCACCTTTTTTTCAGAAGTGAAACCTGCAG GCCCTACTGTAGAACAGCAGGCTGAAATGGCTcgagctggtggcaggaccctGGCAGCATTACAACCTGAACAG AGAGCTGATATTATCTATCATCTTGCTGACTTACTGACAGACCAGAGAGAAGAAATTCTGTTGGCAAACAAGAAAGACATGGAAGAAGCTGAGAACAAAG GGAGACTGGCGCTTCCTTTGATGAAGAGACTGAGTCTGTCTACGTCCAAGCTGAACAGCTTGGCCATTGGTCTGCGCCAGATTGCACCATCCTCGCAGGACAGTGTGGGCCGTGTCATTCGCCGGACGCGAATAGCAAAGGACTTGGAATTGGAGCAGGTGACAGTGCCCATTGGTGTCCTGCTGGTGATCTTCGAGTCCCGCCCAGACTGCCTCCCACAG GTGTCTGCTTTGGCCATTGCCAGTGGAAATGGTTTATTGCTGAAAGGCGGAAGGGAGGCATCACATAGCAATCAGATCCTTcaccacctgacacaggaagcaCTTTCTATCCATGGGGTCAAAGATGCAGTGCAGCTG GTGAATACCAGAGAGGAAGTAGAGGACCTCTGCCGCTTGGACAAACTGATAGATCTGATCATTCCACGCGGGTCAGCTCAGCTTGTTAGGGACATCCAGAAAGCAGCTAAAGGGATCCCAGGGATGGGGCACAGTGAAGGGATCTGCCATGTATATGTGGACGTAGATGCCAGTGTTGAGAAGGTCACAAGGATAG TCAGAGACTCAAAGTGTGAATATCCTGCTGCTTGCAGTGCTCTGGAGACGCTCTTGATTCACCGGGACCAGCTGCGAACCCCACTGGTTGATCAGATCATCGACATGCTGAGAGTGGAGCAG GTGAAGATTCATGCTGGCCCTAGGTTTGCATCTTACTTGACTTTCAGTCCTTCAGAAGTGAAGTCTCTCCGTACAGAATACGGAGACCTGGAATGCTGCATCGAGGTGGTGGACAGTGTCCAGGAAGCCATTGAACATATCCACAAATATGGAAGCTCTCACACAGATGTGATCGTCACAGAGAATG AGAAAACGGCAGAGTACTTCCTGCAGCACGTGGACAGTGCCTGCGTGTTCTGGAATGCCAGCACCCGATTCTCCGATGGATACCGCTTGGGGCTTG